From a region of the Marmota flaviventris isolate mMarFla1 chromosome 13, mMarFla1.hap1, whole genome shotgun sequence genome:
- the LOC139701529 gene encoding olfactory receptor 1J21-like codes for MRRDNQSSVSEFLLLGLPIQPEQQGMYYALFLGMYLTTVLGNLLIILLIRLDSRLHTPMYFFLSHLALTDISFSSVTAPKMLMNMLTQTQSISYAGCISQVYFFLSFGGLDSFLLTSMAYDRYVAICHPLHYTTMMNQNLCLQLVIVSWVLSSTNSLVHTLLLARLSFLKENILHHFFCDLSTLLKLSSSDTSINELVILIIGSMVITVPFICILVSYGHIGATILRRPSIKGIYKALSTCGSHLSVVSLYYGTIIGLYFLPSSNNADDLDVIVSVLYVLVTPMLNPFIYSLRNKDMKGALRNILSRGTFSV; via the coding sequence ATGAGGAGGGACAATCAGAGCAGTGTGTCCGAGTTCCTCCTCCTGGGGCTCCCCATCCAGCCAGAACAGCAAGGCATGTACTACGCCCTGTTCCTGGGCATGTACCTGACCACGGtgctggggaacctgctcatcatcctgctCATCAGGTTGGACTCTCGCctgcacacccccatgtacttcttcctcagccaCTTGGCCCTCACCGACATCTCTTTCTCCTCAGTCACGGCTCCAAAGATGCTCATGAACATGCTGACACAGACTCAATCCATCTCCTATGCTGGGTGCATTTCCCAGgtatattttttcttgtcatttgggGGTCTTGACAGCTTCCTTCTGACCTCAATGGCCTATGACAGATACGTGGCCATCTGCCACCCACTCCACTACACCACCATGATGAATCAGAATCTCTGTTTGCAGCTAGTTATTGTGTCTTGGGTTTTATCCTCCACCAATTCCCTTGTACACACCCTCCTCCTAGCCCGTCTCTCTTTCCTGAAAGAAAACATCCTGCaccacttcttctgtgacctTTCTACTTTACTTAAGCTGTCCAGCTCTGACACCTCTATCAATGAGCTGGTTATTCTCATTATAGGATCGATGGTCATTACTGTGCCATTCATATGCATTCTGGTCTCTTACGGCCACATTGGGGCCACCATCCTGAGAAGACCCTCCATCAAGGGGATCTACAAAGCCTTGTCCACATGTGGCTCCCACCTCTCTGTGGTTTCTCTGTACTACGGAACAATTATTGGGCTATATTTTCTGCCCTCATCCAATAATGCTGATGACCTGGATGTCATTGTGTCTGTGTTATATGTtctggtcacccccatgctgaatcCCTTTATCTATAGTCTAAGGAATAAAGATATGAAAGGAGCTTTGAGAAACATCCTCAGTAGAGGAACATTTTCAGTatga
- the LOC114092994 gene encoding olfactory receptor 1J21-like produces MRRDNQSSGSEFLLLGLPIQPEQQGMYYTLFLGMYLTTVLGNLLIILLIRLDSRLHTPMYFFLSHLALTDISFSSVTAPKMLMNMLMQTQSISYAGCISQDFFFLLFGGLDSFLLTSMAYDRYVAICHPLHYTTIMNDSLIFLLVIVSWVLSFASAFVHTLLLARLSFCGDNTLHHFFCDLSALLKLSSSDTTVNELVIPTLGTVVITLPFICILVSYGHIGASVLRRPSIKGLCKALSTCGSHLSVVSLYYGAIIALYFVPSSNSTNDKDVIVSVLYTLVTPMLNPFIYSLRNRDMKGALGNILRRGSFAA; encoded by the coding sequence atGAGGAGGGATAATCAGAGCAGCGGGTCCGAGTTCCTCCTCCTGGGGCTCCCCATCCAGCCAGAGCAGCAAGGCATGTACTACACCCTGTTCCTGGGCATGTACCTGACCACGGtgctggggaacctgctcatcatcctgctCATCAGGCTGGACTCTCGCctgcacacccccatgtacttcttcctcagccaCTTGGCCCTCACTGACATCTCTTTCTCCTCAGTCACGGCTCCAAAGATGCTCATGAACATGCTGATGCAGACTCAGTCCATCTCCTACGCTGGGTGCATTTcccaggacttttttttcttattgtttgggGGTCTCGATAGCTTCCTTCTGACCTCCATGGCCTATGACAgatatgtggccatctgccacccccTGCACTACACCACCATCATGAATGACAGCCTCATTTTCCTGCTAGTCATTgtgtcctgggttttatcctttgCCAGTGCCTTTGTGCACACCCTCCTCCTAGCCCGTCTCTCGTTCTGTGGAGACAACACTCTTCaccacttcttctgtgacctTTCTGCCTTACTTAAGCTGTCCAGCTCAGACACCACTGTCAATGAGCTGGTCATCCCCACTCTAGGAACAGTGGTCATTACCCTGCCATTCATATGCATTCTGGTCTCCTATGGCCACATTGGGGCCAGTGTCCTGAGAAGACCCTCCATTAAGGGACTTTGCAAAGCCTTGTCCACATGTGGCTCTCACCTCTCTGTGGTTTCTTTGTACTATGGAGCCATTATTGCACTCTACTTTGTCCCCTCATCCAATAGCACTAATGACAAGGATGTCATTGTGTCTGTGTTGTACACtctggtcacccccatgctgaacccctttatCTACAGTCTGAGGAATCGAGATATGAAAGGGGCTCTGGGAAACATCCTGAGGAGAGGATCATTTGCAGCATGA